TGAGGACCGTTTCTCCTGTAGAGTTGAATAATTTGTTTTGACAAAGGATTGTCTTTTACCTTATAGTATACAGCAATAGAACCATATAGTAATGCTTTAACACCATCTTTTTTACAAGCATTGTATATTCTTTCTGCCTCTACTAAATAGTCTTCAAACATTTTATTAACATCAGTTTTTCTCGTTTGAAGATCAAACGGAGTTATGCCAGACATCATATTTATATTGTTTTAATTAATATATAATTTTATCTCCATTTTTTCAAGTTTTTATTTTCTCTAATAATTTTTCTAAATCAGAAAGCAAATTGTTGATATCAATAAAACTTTCAGACCTTTTTATGACTCTAATACGCTTATCAATTTGAACTGTAGTAAAATTCCTTAACATCATCTTAAAATCAGGATCATTAGTTATTACAATCCCATAATTTGTTACATTACCTATTAATGGCAAAACAGAAGGAATATTGAGATTTAATTTAACATTGTTCTCAATTTCTAAGTAAACTTCATAACTCCAAATAACATCTTCCACTTTTAGAGAGAACTTTTCTTTAAGACTTAACAAGAAGTATTCAACCCATTGTTGTACATTAGAACCCATAAAAGTTATTTCTTTAATAAAATCAATGTTTCTCTCGTCGGAAATTGCAGTAATTTTTGTACCTTTAATGTTTACTTCCATTGAGTTAGTTAAAAAAATTTGAAAAAACATATCTTTCGGAATAGGTCTAATAAAAGAAACTGAATAAACAATTTCTTTTATATTCTTTTCAATAATTCTTCTTTCATCATCTCCTTGCATAACTTTCCCCACTCGCTTAATTCTCCATCCTCATTTATAACTTCACACTCAATTACTGTTAAATCAGATGGAAGAGTTCCCATAATTCTAGCCATCTTTAAAAAACTATCAACATCCATAAAATACGCTTTTAAGTTTGTATATATATCTAAAAAATCGGAAAAAATACTATTCTCAAATTCTGGCTTATAAATTCTTAGTTCTTTTTTTCCTCTTTTCTCACTAGCTAGTAAAATGAAACTTGAAAGATTAAGTTCAGATAAAAAAGTTGATGCCTTTATTGCACCCAAACTTAAATCTATAACTTCTACTCCTTCTTTTCTTAACTCTTCCATTACTAATAACGGTATTTGATAATCCCCCTTATACCAATAACCTACTGCCCCTATTTTTGGCATTTCTTTAACCCTTTAGGTTTTATTGCTTGAGCTAACTGCCATAATACTTCTTCCGGATTTTCAATACTTAGTGGAGTTAAGTTTGATGCCAAAGCAGTTAGCCTTCTAGCTTCATCTACTGGCTTATTAGACTCTTTCAATTCAATATTAACATTATAATTTTTTAATAACTCCTTTAGGAGCTCTAATGAGTTTTCTCTTTGAAGCTTTAATGGATAAATAAGCTCCTTTGTCTTCTCTTCTATGTCTTTTATAATTTCATCAACACCTAAAAGACGGAATAAAAAACTACTCATACCTTTATACCCCTATCCAATAATTCTGTGAAATAAACTACCTTAAACTCAGCCTGTTTGTCTTTGACAGCGTTCTCAAGTGATAACATACAGTTTGGATCAAATACTATAACACTCTTACCTCCCCATTTAGTTAATTGCGCAACCACATAGTTTCTAACCTTTTTAACTACATCTTTCTTCTCCTCTATTAACTCTAGATGATGAGTACATGTATAGAGCTTATCAGATGAAGGACTCTCTTTAGGTTCAATAAATTGTGGAGCAGTTAACCTTAATAACTCTCTTGGCGGTTCCTCAATACCTCCTAATCTACTTAGAAATTCTGAATAATGTACAGTTGATGGTGCAGTTATATCAGCCTTATCTAATTTTATCTTACCTTGCTTGTAAGAGTCATAAACAGTCTTAGTTAAATGTTCGATAACTAGTGGTGGATTTTCCTTTATACTCTTTGGACCTTGCCATCTTAACCAGAAGTAACCAGCTCCATCGGTAGTAACTATTTTCTTAACGTTTAGTTCCTTAGCAGTGTCATATACATTTACTAATAACTCTCTAGCAGTCTCAAAATCACCTACGAAATATGCATAGTAGCCTGGATCACTGACTTTAGAACTTACAGTCACGCTTACTTTTAATTTGTTAAACACATTTAACGTTGAAGAAAGAATATCAGGGTCTTGAATTTCTAGCGGAGATGGAACATATAATATTTCACTATCCTTCTTATCCACATTAAAGCCCATTTTGTTAGCTGTTTCACTCCAGTTTACTATCCCTAAAGCATTCTTAAAATCTTTGGAGTTCTTAGCTAATTTTTCAGCACTTTCATAATTAAATCCAGAGTAATGTAGGATTCTCCTCATAATTAATGCAGTATACCAATTAGGGACTTCCATGGGTGATGTGAAAGTACAAGCCCCACATGCAGTACAGTCGTATGCAGATTCTGTCCAATGCTTAAATTCTTTTCCGGATATCCTTCTAAGCCTTAAAAACCTTGCAACGATACCATAACCAGTGTAAAACATTGAGTAAATTTTGTTAATTTCATAAGTTCTCCACGCTGGAACATCATAAAATTTCTTTGTTTCTAACCAGAATGGACAAGAATAACTACATATTCCACATCTCATACAGTTCTCTATTCCCATTACATCTGATGGAGTAAACTCGTCTAATGTCTTAGATGCTAATTTTCTATTTATTTCAACTTTACCTTTACTCAACCTAAACCCCCCGCATTTAAACTCTTCTTTTACCATATACACTACCAGCAAATCCTTTCTGTACGTAGTACCAGAACATATGGAATGCTTTACTGAATGGCGTATAGCCTATGAATATTCCCACTAAAGCAATATGCAAGCCATACCAATTTGCTTGATTTGGAATACCAAGATATGGGAATGTCCAATCATATGCAGCACCTAAACCAGTAATTATTATAGCAGCTAATAAGATAAGGAACACATAGTCACCAACACTACTTATCATTCTATGTCTTGTAGCATCATCAATTATTCTAGTTACTAAATAGCCAACTAAACCGGCTAAAGCTAATAAAGCCATAAAACTGCCATTCACAATAACTGAAAGAACACCCCATGGTGAAATTGTATTTGTAGCGACTTCAGCTGAGTTCCAGGCACCAACTGGGTTTAATATTCCACCGTGTGTATAAGACGCTGATCCTAATACTCCCAACTGATAACCAGACGTAAATGATTCCGGAACTGACGCTGGCATTAACCATCCTAATATATTTTGTATACCAGTTAGTCCACTAAATATGTAGTTCCAAGCAATTATATGAATTCCTACAACAATTATTAACCCTAAAATGAATATGTGGTTAAATATAGTTTCAAGAATTAATAATGGATCTTTTCTTGCAGCTCTACCAAAAGGCCTAGGAATTGCACTAACTGCTTCTCTAAATTCTCTAGCAAAACCTACTTCTCCTTTTATACCAGCCCTCGAGAATAGAAATTCTCTAGCAATCCTATATACGACACCAAAAACAAAAAATATTATGCCAAGTGGGAAAATTACATTCAATCCCCACCAATATAGACTTAACGGCGTAGCTGGACCGCCACTAGCTCCTATAGCAGCATGAACTACTATCACTCACTTCACCCTCATTGCAAATTTATAGAATGCTTTTATTGATTCACTTAAGTCTATTGGGGCGCCTAGTGTTATATATCTCACTTTTCCATTTGGTAGAACTACATGAACACCACATACAAAGCATGGATCAAATGATCTTAGTGTTGCAGCAAATTCAAATCCGTCCCATTGTTCTAATGGAGTTACTGTCAACTTAGGCACTCCTTGAATATTATATCCTGGGTTACCCTGAATTACTTCTTCAAATGTTCCTGCTCCACCGTTTTGAGCTAATAATGGATAAGGTGATATAGTTCCAATTACATCACTATAAGACTTCGTAACTCTTGGACCAGAATTAACAGTCGTAGGTTGTATTTGTTGCGGATTTATTGTAGGAACTGTTGGACCACTTCCTAAGGCTATAACTTCAGAGTGCCATTGTGCACCTCTTGGGGCTTCCTTAAGTCCAACTCCTATTGCAACATCTGTATTTGTGTTTTTCTTATAAGTCCAGTCATACTGATTACCTCTACTGACTGCTGTTTGACCATTCTTTATATAATTCAAGGCAGAGAACCAAGCTATCCATGCACCTCCAGCATCTAAAGCACATGCATGAGCTCTAGCTCTCATCCTTTCTACAGCATTAGTAGCTACAGTTATACTTCCATTAGATAATTTAGATGACAACATCCAAGGCGATACATACTTTATCTCAATCTCACCTTGAAGTTCCGGAGGTAGCACAATTCTAGAAGAAATAGTTTGAGGTAAGTTCCATGTAACAGACTGTTCATTGCTGTTATATTGAATTTCTATGCCAGCTGAAGAATATACCGCAGTATAAATAGGATCTGGAGCTTGTGGTTGTAAAACTTGTGCCCACATTACAGCCTGAGGATCAGCCTCTACATTGAAGAAATAATTCATTACTGGCTTATGTCCAGCATATGGAACTAATCTTGGAGACATTGCCCAACTATATTTACCTTGTGAATTACCAGAACCAAATGGATAACCTCTAGCCAAAGGCTGTGGTATAGTCCATTTTCTCCATGGATGATATGGGCTTACTGAATTGCCTATTGGATCCTGAGATATGCCAGACACTTCTGATGGAACTTCTGAATTGTTAACCCAATCTTCATAAAATGAGGATTCAACAAATTCTCTCATTCCTAAATTAATATCAATTAAACTATTAGTTACCAATTCTGGTGGAGAAGTTGCACTCTTTTGGATCACTAATCCCGGTTTAACTACTCTAGCTCTTCCCCATGCCCCCATATTTTCATAAGTAGCATCATATGGAGATACTGGAGTTGACGAAGGAGTTACACTAGGAGCCTCAGAAACATCGCTTTGCCCATAGCACAAGAAGTTACCTGGTCTATTACCCATTTCAGCAAATCCTAGATTATTAAAGTTCTTATCATAATAGGCTTGTACACCAAATACATTACCATAATCATTTAGGAATAAGTTTAGGATCTCCCAAATTGCAACTTGCTTCTTTGCATACGCTGTACCATCAACTAATCTTTGTAAATATCTTTGTAAGTTTTCTACTGTTGCTGGAACTCCTATTCCTCCTGGAACCATTGAAATTGGATGTGGAATTCTTAGATAGTATAATACTTCTGCCTCATGCATAATTCTCCATACATAAGCACCTTCTAGCCATATAGCCCCAATTATTGGCACTAAACCATCCATAATATCTGCTACAGTTCTCATTGTAACACCGCTAAATTTCAACTCGCTAGGAGCACCATTTGGAAAAGCTTCAGAATATTCTAATACTTTGCTTATTGGAGTCTGCTGTGCTAACTGATAAATCTCTGGAGGATAATAGCCAGCTATCTTAAAGAATAATGAACTCCAATCTGGTCCTCCTAATGCTGTTAGATGTACTGTTGCATCATAAACCATAGCGGCATCATTAGCTAACATAATTGTCTCTAAACCTAATGGTGGAGGAGCATAACCACCCATAGCCATTTCTTGTGCAATTCTCTCTATAAACTGATGATGTTCTCCACATATTCCGCATTCTCTTGATGCTAGCATTATAACATCTGGTGCTGGCTTGTTTCTTAAGAAAATCTCAAACCCTCTAAACATTCCAGCTCCAGCATAAGCCTCAGTAGCCCTAACTTGATTTTCACCTTCTATATTTACTGTTACTTGAATTCCTAGTTCTGGCTTTATTCTTACTATAGGTTCTATTACAACTGGTTTTGTCCAATCATATTTAAACAAATAGGAAGAAGCCATTTTAACTCACCCCCTTAGCTTTGGGAATTACGGGTTTACCTCTTCTTCTAGATAAGAAATACGAACCAACACCTACAACTATTCCAGCACCCACAGCTGCTGCTAATAACGTTGTTGAAGGTAATGTTGGTGCATTCGGAGGAGCATAGAATGGTTCATATAAATCTGGAAATCCTGGAGCAGTACAAGCTATACATACTCCCCCTCTCGTACATCCCCCAACTCCTCCAACCCAGCCTAGACGCGGTGCTGGACTATTTGCTTCTGTTCCTTTACATCCTAAACTATAAGTGCATTGCGGATCTCCGAAGTTTTTAGCAAAAATTCCTTGAGCGAAAAATCCAGCTCTGGGACAGTTCTGATGAGTCTCATTTCCATAAAAGAATTTTGGTCTATTAAATATATCTAAGTAAGTAGAAGGGGCAGGAGCTAATCCTCTCGCATATAATACTCCGGCTACTAATGTTCTCATAATCCAATCTCCAGCTGGTGGATCAGCAGCTATAGCAACAATTGGCTGTCCTAATTTACTTAACCAATGATAACTTGGTCCAGGGTAAGCAGTATTATAAGGAGAGTTTGTAACAGAGTATATATCCTCATCAATTACTTGCTCTCCTCTGAAATAACCTAGATCTTTTTCATATACCTCATGGATGTAAGCAGGAAAACCTAGAATTCCTCTGTAAGGATCATCTAACATTCCCATCACATATGTAGGAGATCTGTAACCTAAACCGTTTGTAGTTGCAGGAATTCCACCATAGGTTGCACAAGCACCAGTAGCGTAAACTAATGCAGCTTTTTTCATTAAGTTAAACACGAACTCATCGCATAGCAATACATGTCCAGATGGAGTTCTCCCAGCAGAACACCAGAAAGAACCAGATGGCTTCTCGTAATATAAGCCAAACTCATCAAACATTGTACCTTCAACAACTAATACATAAGGATCAAAAACACCAGCTAATGCAGCTTCCATAGTTGGATATGCCATATCGTCTTGTGGCATTAAAATTGGATGGTACACTAGATTTATGTTTCCTAGGTTTGTTATTGATGGAGCCCTTAAGGTTATCGGTTGTAAATTAAATGTGACTTGTGTCACTACGTCTTCAACAGCAGGATTCATTGCATCTATGAAAGCTATTGTATTTCCTCCACACCATCCGTTTCCTGTCCAGATTATGTTTATTGGATCTGATAGAGCGTCATTAGCCATGTTAAATAAGTCCTTCCATGTTAGTCCCTTTTCTATCATCCATGTTGTAAGACCAGTAATCCCAGCTAATTTCATGAAATCTCTTCTACTAATCCCTATCTTAACTTGTTTTGGCTTCGGTTCCTTCACTTTAATCCCCTTTACTAGGTATCTTTTAGTATACCAGATTTATAAATTTTACTTATAAACTAATGATATCTTATTTTTTATTACTTATATTCAAATTTACTAAAATAGTAATAAATTGTTGGTATGAGTGATATAATAAAAGAGCTAAATGATAAAGCATAAGTAGCTGGAATTAAATTATAAAAATAGGCTACAGAAGCACCAAAAAATAATTCTGCAATAGAGGGAATTAGTGTAAAATGAGGAATTACTTTTATGTTTTCACTTTTTCTATCAACGTAGTAAAAGAGAATTGAAAGTGATACAAGAGTTATAAGTGCATATGGAATTTCGTTTATGGTTAGAGAATAGTAGAATTCTGTTACGGAAAGAGATAAAGTAATTAGGCCAAATAAAAGATAATAAAATAGGCTAATTTTTCCTTTTATATACCTATATGAAAAATATACGGAGAGAAATAACGAAAGAAGCAATTCTAGTACTGAAGCCTCATTTATTGGATCATGAGATAAGGGTAGAATCGAATGAGTCATTTCTGAAGC
The nucleotide sequence above comes from Sulfurisphaera javensis. Encoded proteins:
- a CDS encoding cytochrome B, whose protein sequence is MKEPKPKQVKIGISRRDFMKLAGITGLTTWMIEKGLTWKDLFNMANDALSDPINIIWTGNGWCGGNTIAFIDAMNPAVEDVVTQVTFNLQPITLRAPSITNLGNINLVYHPILMPQDDMAYPTMEAALAGVFDPYVLVVEGTMFDEFGLYYEKPSGSFWCSAGRTPSGHVLLCDEFVFNLMKKAALVYATGACATYGGIPATTNGLGYRSPTYVMGMLDDPYRGILGFPAYIHEVYEKDLGYFRGEQVIDEDIYSVTNSPYNTAYPGPSYHWLSKLGQPIVAIAADPPAGDWIMRTLVAGVLYARGLAPAPSTYLDIFNRPKFFYGNETHQNCPRAGFFAQGIFAKNFGDPQCTYSLGCKGTEANSPAPRLGWVGGVGGCTRGGVCIACTAPGFPDLYEPFYAPPNAPTLPSTTLLAAAVGAGIVVGVGSYFLSRRRGKPVIPKAKGVS
- a CDS encoding RNase L inhibitor, with amino-acid sequence MSSFLFRLLGVDEIIKDIEEKTKELIYPLKLQRENSLELLKELLKNYNVNIELKESNKPVDEARRLTALASNLTPLSIENPEEVLWQLAQAIKPKGLKKCQK
- a CDS encoding nickel-dependent hydrogenase large subunit, yielding MASSYLFKYDWTKPVVIEPIVRIKPELGIQVTVNIEGENQVRATEAYAGAGMFRGFEIFLRNKPAPDVIMLASRECGICGEHHQFIERIAQEMAMGGYAPPPLGLETIMLANDAAMVYDATVHLTALGGPDWSSLFFKIAGYYPPEIYQLAQQTPISKVLEYSEAFPNGAPSELKFSGVTMRTVADIMDGLVPIIGAIWLEGAYVWRIMHEAEVLYYLRIPHPISMVPGGIGVPATVENLQRYLQRLVDGTAYAKKQVAIWEILNLFLNDYGNVFGVQAYYDKNFNNLGFAEMGNRPGNFLCYGQSDVSEAPSVTPSSTPVSPYDATYENMGAWGRARVVKPGLVIQKSATSPPELVTNSLIDINLGMREFVESSFYEDWVNNSEVPSEVSGISQDPIGNSVSPYHPWRKWTIPQPLARGYPFGSGNSQGKYSWAMSPRLVPYAGHKPVMNYFFNVEADPQAVMWAQVLQPQAPDPIYTAVYSSAGIEIQYNSNEQSVTWNLPQTISSRIVLPPELQGEIEIKYVSPWMLSSKLSNGSITVATNAVERMRARAHACALDAGGAWIAWFSALNYIKNGQTAVSRGNQYDWTYKKNTNTDVAIGVGLKEAPRGAQWHSEVIALGSGPTVPTINPQQIQPTTVNSGPRVTKSYSDVIGTISPYPLLAQNGGAGTFEEVIQGNPGYNIQGVPKLTVTPLEQWDGFEFAATLRSFDPCFVCGVHVVLPNGKVRYITLGAPIDLSESIKAFYKFAMRVK
- a CDS encoding (Fe-S)-binding protein translates to MSKGKVEINRKLASKTLDEFTPSDVMGIENCMRCGICSYSCPFWLETKKFYDVPAWRTYEINKIYSMFYTGYGIVARFLRLRRISGKEFKHWTESAYDCTACGACTFTSPMEVPNWYTALIMRRILHYSGFNYESAEKLAKNSKDFKNALGIVNWSETANKMGFNVDKKDSEILYVPSPLEIQDPDILSSTLNVFNKLKVSVTVSSKVSDPGYYAYFVGDFETARELLVNVYDTAKELNVKKIVTTDGAGYFWLRWQGPKSIKENPPLVIEHLTKTVYDSYKQGKIKLDKADITAPSTVHYSEFLSRLGGIEEPPRELLRLTAPQFIEPKESPSSDKLYTCTHHLELIEEKKDVVKKVRNYVVAQLTKWGGKSVIVFDPNCMLSLENAVKDKQAEFKVVYFTELLDRGIKV